In Pleurocapsa sp. PCC 7319, the following are encoded in one genomic region:
- a CDS encoding ATP-binding protein produces MSGKLFDDSYGQGIQLTGLVTDITQEKQNSTELPNINRAQPSNVVQSLKKLETLLNLIPYYLFVVDIQTKSIMIMNLGLAKSLGLTNPEASKGKMITECFAPDYARQILRLHQQVLADQQVLHLQEEVTLPDGIHYFDTVITPLHNDNGEMYAILHTSNEIPNLAATQEALSQRTLQLEAANRELESFSYSVSHDLQAPLRVINGFSQVLWDNYQFSLDDRGRHYLQRIQANSQRMSNLIDALLQLSRVTRSQMQSISVNLSEIAQDIIEELKGAAPERQVKFEIASNLIAQGDPQLLRIVLSNLLDNAWKYTSKRSQAKIEFNVLSDDKSQSTYYVRDNGAGFDLEYAGKLFTAFKRLHSQQDFPGTGIGLATVQRIIYRHGGKVWAEGECDRGATIYFSL; encoded by the coding sequence GTGTCAGGAAAATTATTTGACGATAGCTATGGGCAAGGAATTCAGCTGACGGGATTAGTGACAGACATTACTCAAGAAAAACAAAATTCAACAGAACTGCCAAATATTAATCGCGCTCAACCATCAAACGTAGTGCAATCTCTTAAAAAGCTAGAAACTTTACTGAATCTCATTCCTTATTATCTTTTCGTGGTGGATATTCAGACTAAATCGATCATGATTATGAATTTGGGACTAGCTAAAAGTCTGGGTTTAACTAACCCCGAAGCAAGTAAAGGTAAAATGATTACCGAATGTTTTGCACCAGATTATGCCCGCCAGATTCTGAGACTTCACCAGCAAGTTTTGGCTGATCAACAGGTGCTACATCTTCAGGAAGAAGTAACCCTACCTGATGGCATTCATTATTTTGATACCGTTATTACTCCTTTACACAATGATAATGGTGAGATGTACGCCATCTTACATACCTCTAATGAGATTCCTAATTTAGCCGCTACTCAAGAAGCTCTGTCCCAACGTACTCTTCAATTAGAAGCTGCAAATAGAGAGCTAGAATCTTTTTCTTATTCGGTTTCTCATGATTTACAAGCTCCTTTGAGAGTTATTAATGGTTTTAGTCAAGTACTTTGGGATAATTATCAGTTTAGTTTAGATGACCGAGGTAGACACTATCTCCAAAGAATTCAGGCTAACAGTCAAAGGATGAGCAATTTAATTGATGCCCTATTGCAGCTTTCTCGGGTTACTCGAAGCCAAATGCAATCTATTAGCGTTAATTTAAGCGAGATTGCCCAGGATATTATTGAAGAACTAAAGGGAGCCGCTCCTGAGCGTCAGGTGAAGTTTGAAATTGCCTCCAACTTGATCGCCCAAGGAGATCCGCAATTATTAAGGATTGTGTTAAGTAATTTGCTTGATAATGCCTGGAAATATACTTCTAAGCGATCGCAAGCAAAAATTGAATTTAATGTTTTATCTGACGATAAATCTCAATCTACTTACTATGTCAGGGACAATGGAGCCGGATTCGATCTTGAATATGCTGGCAAACTTTTTACTGCTTTTAAAAGACTCCACAGTCAACAAGATTTTCCCGGTACTGGAATCGGGTTAGCAACAGTTCAGCGTATTATCTATCGTCATGGTGGTAAAGTGTGGGCAGAAGGCGAATGCGATCGCGGTGCCACAATTTATTTTTCTCTTTAA
- the aroA gene encoding 3-phosphoshikimate 1-carboxyvinyltransferase: MSSSIVSTQDTEHSQKLLINPTASGITVKGSITIPGDKSISHRALMLGAIATGETVIEGLLLGEDPRSTAACFRSMGAEISELNSQQVVVQGVGLGNLQEPQDILDAGNSGTTIRLMLGLLASHPDRLFMVTGDHSLRSRPMSRVVKPLEQMGATIWGRQDNSLAPLAVKGQQLQPTHYHSPIASAQVKSCVLLAGLMVDGKTTVTEPALSRDHSERMLQAFGATLEIDSDSNSVTLIGKPRLQGQKVIVPGDISSAAFWLVAGAILPGSNLLINNVGVNPTRTGVLEALEMMEADISRENERMVAGEPVADLRVKSSQLQGCEIAGDLIPRLIDEIPILAVAAAFAKGTTVIKDAAELRVKESDRLAVMATELGKMGANIKELPDGLEITGGNDLKGAEVDSFTDHRIAMSLAIAALNAQGKTTIHRAEAASISYPNFVSTLTEVLTS; this comes from the coding sequence ATGTCTTCCTCGATTGTAAGCACTCAAGACACCGAACATTCTCAAAAATTACTAATTAATCCCACTGCTTCAGGGATCACAGTTAAGGGAAGTATTACTATCCCAGGAGATAAATCGATTTCCCATCGTGCTTTGATGCTGGGAGCGATCGCAACAGGAGAAACGGTAATTGAAGGCTTATTGTTAGGAGAAGATCCCCGAAGTACAGCAGCCTGTTTTCGGTCAATGGGAGCTGAAATATCTGAATTAAATTCCCAACAGGTGGTAGTTCAAGGAGTCGGCTTAGGAAATTTGCAAGAGCCTCAGGATATCTTGGATGCTGGAAATTCAGGTACAACTATACGCTTAATGCTAGGCTTACTGGCATCTCATCCTGATCGTCTGTTTATGGTAACAGGGGATCATTCCTTGCGATCGCGCCCTATGTCGCGGGTAGTAAAACCCTTAGAACAAATGGGAGCGACCATTTGGGGTCGCCAAGATAATTCTCTTGCTCCTCTGGCAGTAAAGGGGCAACAATTACAACCCACTCACTATCATTCCCCGATCGCTTCGGCTCAAGTTAAATCTTGTGTCTTATTAGCTGGATTAATGGTAGATGGCAAAACTACTGTTACGGAACCTGCTTTATCTCGAGATCACAGTGAAAGAATGCTTCAGGCTTTTGGGGCAACTTTAGAAATTGACTCTGATAGTAACAGCGTGACTTTAATTGGCAAACCAAGACTACAGGGACAAAAAGTAATTGTGCCTGGGGATATTAGCTCCGCAGCATTCTGGTTGGTAGCTGGCGCGATCTTACCAGGATCAAATCTACTAATTAATAATGTGGGAGTTAATCCTACCCGTACTGGAGTTTTAGAAGCGTTGGAGATGATGGAAGCTGATATCTCCAGAGAAAATGAGCGAATGGTAGCAGGAGAACCTGTAGCCGACTTACGTGTTAAATCTAGTCAACTCCAAGGCTGTGAAATTGCCGGAGATTTGATTCCTCGTCTAATTGATGAAATTCCCATTCTAGCTGTGGCAGCAGCTTTTGCTAAAGGTACAACAGTGATTAAAGACGCGGCAGAATTAAGAGTTAAAGAGAGCGATCGCTTGGCAGTAATGGCGACGGAATTGGGCAAAATGGGAGCCAATATTAAGGAATTACCAGATGGGTTGGAAATTACTGGTGGTAACGACCTTAAGGGAGCAGAAGTCGATAGTTTTACCGATCATCGCATTGCCATGAGTTTGGCGATCGCTGCCTTGAATGCTCAGGGGAAAACCACAATTCACCGTGCGGAAGCTGCTTCAATTTCTTATCCTAATTTTGTCAGCACTCTTACAGAAGTACTAACGTCATAA
- a CDS encoding Crp/Fnr family transcriptional regulator has translation MEQSSPEIIEHKIFAPSELIPLDADFYWLLQQGVVKTCTWTQEGNPISLGYWGAGDLVGQPLSLVYPYQIRCVTKVKALRIHVSQSHNLTDSIHHHIQQTEELLFIVRSEKMYQRLRQTLIWLANKFGTKMEIGQLIDLRITHQDLAEIIGSTRVTVTKLINQLEQEGFLSRPERNAIVLCLP, from the coding sequence ATGGAACAAAGTTCACCAGAAATTATTGAACATAAAATTTTTGCTCCTAGTGAATTAATTCCTTTGGATGCTGATTTTTATTGGTTATTACAACAGGGTGTTGTTAAAACTTGTACTTGGACACAAGAAGGAAACCCGATTTCTTTAGGTTATTGGGGTGCTGGTGATTTGGTAGGTCAGCCACTATCATTAGTGTATCCCTATCAAATAAGGTGTGTAACCAAGGTCAAAGCGCTACGAATTCATGTCAGTCAATCTCATAACTTAACAGATTCTATTCATCATCATATTCAACAAACTGAAGAATTACTCTTTATTGTACGTTCTGAAAAAATGTATCAACGTTTGCGCCAAACATTGATTTGGCTAGCTAATAAATTTGGCACCAAAATGGAGATTGGTCAGTTGATTGATTTGCGTATTACTCATCAAGATTTAGCAGAAATCATCGGCTCAACCAGAGTTACTGTCACTAAATTAATTAATCAATTAGAACAAGAAGGTTTTCTAAGCCGTCCTGAACGTAACGCCATTGTTTTGTGCTTGCCCTGA
- the ribBA gene encoding bifunctional 3,4-dihydroxy-2-butanone-4-phosphate synthase/GTP cyclohydrolase II, which produces METPQSNSIIFDSIDSALADIKAGRSVVVVDDENRENEGDLICAAQFATPSMINFMAVEARGLICLAMTGERLDALDLPLMVSKNTDSNQTAFTVSIDASLKLGVSTGISAEDRARTIQVAINPATIPEDLLRPGHIFPLRARVGGVLKRAGHTEAAVDLARLAGLYPAGVICEIQNLDGSMARLPQLIKYAQEHNLKLISIADLISYRLQHDRFVYRETVCQFPSQFGDFQIYAYRNTLDNTEHLAIVKGGLAELAAQPAMVRMHSECLTGDALGSMRCDCRMQLQAALKMIEAHELGVVVYLRQEGRGIGLVNKLKAYTLQDMGLDTVEANERLGFPADLRDYGMGAQILNDLGIKQIRLITNNPRKIAGLKGYGLEIVDRLPLLIEATDYNSAYLATKAQKLGHLLLQTYLITVAVAWEQGTMSLAAQYEKLDKIRHIAQGYNFLLQEEARPIAIALFSNSSLIFHLGFDQPKLASPDWFKNCNHPNLAGVVKILDTLAGWQDLNRLEFLIASGDDPMTGLQIKLDRQNHDLNEIHNILCNTLESQTIYSFLRTETKSNK; this is translated from the coding sequence GTGGAAACGCCTCAAAGTAATTCTATTATTTTTGACTCGATAGATTCAGCTTTAGCAGATATAAAAGCTGGTCGTTCTGTAGTTGTAGTAGATGATGAAAACCGAGAAAACGAAGGGGATTTGATCTGTGCGGCTCAGTTTGCTACCCCCAGTATGATTAACTTTATGGCGGTAGAGGCGAGGGGTTTGATCTGTTTAGCCATGACAGGCGAGCGCCTGGACGCTCTAGATTTGCCTCTAATGGTCAGCAAAAATACTGACAGCAACCAAACTGCCTTTACGGTTAGCATTGATGCTTCTCTTAAATTGGGTGTAAGTACAGGAATTTCCGCCGAAGATCGTGCACGCACAATTCAGGTAGCAATTAATCCGGCTACAATCCCTGAGGATTTGCTTCGCCCAGGGCATATTTTTCCTTTAAGAGCCAGAGTTGGTGGTGTTTTAAAAAGAGCCGGGCACACTGAAGCCGCAGTAGATTTAGCCAGATTGGCTGGGCTTTATCCTGCCGGAGTAATTTGTGAAATTCAGAATCTTGATGGCTCAATGGCACGTCTGCCTCAGCTAATTAAATACGCCCAAGAACATAATCTCAAGCTAATTAGTATTGCTGACTTAATCAGCTATCGCCTTCAACACGATCGCTTTGTCTATCGAGAAACAGTTTGTCAATTTCCTAGTCAATTCGGCGATTTCCAAATTTACGCTTATCGCAACACTTTAGACAATACAGAACACCTAGCAATTGTTAAAGGTGGTTTAGCCGAACTTGCTGCTCAACCAGCTATGGTGAGAATGCACTCAGAATGTCTAACTGGAGATGCCCTGGGATCAATGCGCTGTGACTGCCGGATGCAACTCCAAGCTGCTCTGAAAATGATTGAGGCTCATGAATTAGGGGTTGTGGTTTATTTACGCCAAGAAGGTAGAGGTATTGGCTTAGTCAATAAACTCAAGGCTTACACGCTACAGGATATGGGTTTAGACACTGTAGAAGCGAATGAAAGACTAGGATTCCCCGCAGATCTGCGAGATTATGGCATGGGGGCGCAAATTCTTAATGATTTAGGCATTAAACAAATTCGTCTGATTACTAATAATCCGCGAAAAATAGCCGGTTTAAAAGGTTATGGTTTAGAAATTGTGGATCGTTTACCTCTATTAATTGAAGCGACGGACTATAACTCAGCATATTTAGCCACCAAGGCGCAAAAACTTGGTCATTTACTTTTGCAGACTTATTTAATTACAGTGGCAGTTGCTTGGGAACAAGGAACTATGTCTCTTGCAGCTCAATACGAAAAACTCGATAAAATTCGTCATATTGCCCAAGGATATAACTTTCTGTTACAAGAAGAAGCTCGACCAATCGCCATTGCTCTGTTTAGTAATTCATCTCTAATTTTTCATCTTGGTTTCGATCAGCCAAAGCTAGCTAGTCCCGATTGGTTTAAAAACTGCAATCATCCCAATTTAGCAGGAGTAGTCAAAATTTTAGATACTTTAGCTGGCTGGCAAGATCTTAATCGCTTAGAATTTTTGATTGCTTCTGGAGACGATCCGATGACTGGTCTCCAAATCAAATTAGATCGTCAAAATCATGATCTTAATGAAATTCACAATATACTATGTAATACTTTGGAAAGTCAAACAATTTATAGCTTCTTGAGAACAGAAACAAAATCAAATAAATAA
- a CDS encoding response regulator transcription factor gives MINILLVDDQALLCEVLKTWLDVEEDLQVAGVAHNGQEAIEQVEKLQPDIVLMDIDMPKMDGLNATKIITQRFPKVKVIFLSGHDDDTYLGKSLRAGAKGYLLKNTTAEELVQKIRSVNNNVNLLESEKDQALLVSLQFRLEELVETYRHKFQKQIEEYKDSLENVDRLEQLEQKYEKRLDEIENKLHITQTARINELDVKNQSSWESIRQELINVDNQFNHINRNLSAQFNQQISLLKQDLDSKLSSALDDWSRQRAALQEWAVQRDEMRPSLEEYESKNRHELMSVVNPIKDSFRDIDRQMQMMRKWLFASGLITIMALGLSGYLLVSGVKSSNLLVTPRNETIN, from the coding sequence ATGATTAACATTTTATTGGTAGATGATCAGGCTCTTTTATGTGAAGTTCTAAAAACTTGGCTGGATGTAGAAGAAGATCTACAGGTAGCAGGGGTTGCTCATAACGGTCAGGAAGCTATTGAACAAGTAGAGAAATTACAGCCTGATATTGTGTTGATGGATATAGATATGCCCAAAATGGATGGCTTAAATGCTACCAAAATAATCACTCAGCGTTTTCCCAAAGTAAAAGTGATTTTTTTAAGCGGTCATGATGATGATACTTATTTGGGTAAATCTTTACGGGCAGGAGCAAAAGGATATCTCCTCAAAAATACTACTGCAGAAGAATTAGTCCAGAAAATACGCTCCGTAAATAATAATGTCAACTTACTAGAATCAGAAAAAGATCAAGCCTTATTAGTAAGTCTGCAATTTCGGTTAGAAGAATTAGTGGAGACCTACCGACACAAATTCCAAAAACAAATCGAAGAATATAAAGATTCCCTCGAAAATGTAGATCGTCTAGAGCAATTAGAGCAAAAATATGAAAAGCGTTTAGATGAAATCGAGAATAAACTGCACATTACCCAAACAGCTAGAATTAATGAACTAGATGTTAAAAATCAGTCTAGTTGGGAATCAATTCGTCAAGAACTAATTAATGTCGATAATCAATTTAATCATATAAATCGTAATTTGAGCGCGCAATTCAATCAGCAAATTAGTCTTTTAAAACAAGATTTAGATAGTAAATTATCTAGTGCGTTAGATGATTGGTCGCGTCAAAGAGCTGCATTACAAGAATGGGCGGTTCAACGAGACGAAATGCGCCCTTCTCTTGAAGAATATGAATCAAAAAATCGTCATGAACTGATGTCGGTAGTCAATCCCATTAAAGATTCATTTCGAGATATAGATCGGCAAATGCAGATGATGCGCAAGTGGTTGTTTGCTAGTGGACTAATCACAATTATGGCTCTGGGTCTTTCTGGCTATTTGTTAGTGTCTGGGGTTAAATCCAGTAACTTATTAGTTACTCCTCGCAACGAAACTATTAACTGA
- a CDS encoding sodium:proton antiporter — protein MQTILLTVEPSLSEISIKGNLEQFLIVLSVSLSVATVSRIFSWFRQIPYTLLLVIVGLGLAFVDIRLVNLSPELILEIFLPPLLFEAAWNIRWRSLKDSLLPVSLFAIIGVVISVVGIAFPLSHFTDLSLATALLVGASLSATDPVSVVALFRELGASKRLTIVMEGESLFNDGVAVVAFLLLVDIAIGGGDFAISSIVIRFLTFVGIGLGIGSIIGFGISYLTQRFDLPLVEQSLTLVSAYGTYLITEELGGSGVIGVVTVGIILGNFGSRIGMNPRTRLLVSEFWDFLAFFVNSIVFLLIGDQINFASLQKNIDLIIVAIATVLVTRAIVIFGLGNLSNLLSKTQLNLREQTVLWWGGLRGSVSIAIALSVPIIFTGRQEIINTVFGVVLFTLLVQGLTTKWLLKSLDLIGDQPLRQEYSELLARKVALGRVINYLNNNELASEIDPEYYRYQQGLVKGELQGIEDKIDTLQREHENLRSLTMEQLQEQLLDIEADTYAEFIRAGKLNENLSPVLQEIMAKAGDT, from the coding sequence ATGCAAACAATCTTGTTGACAGTAGAACCGAGTCTATCTGAGATTTCTATCAAAGGGAATCTGGAGCAATTTCTGATAGTTTTATCCGTATCTTTGAGTGTTGCGACAGTGTCGCGAATTTTTAGTTGGTTTAGGCAAATTCCTTACACCTTGCTATTGGTAATTGTGGGATTAGGATTGGCTTTTGTGGATATTCGTTTGGTTAATCTATCTCCAGAGTTAATTCTAGAAATTTTTCTGCCTCCTTTATTATTTGAAGCAGCATGGAATATTCGTTGGCGTAGTCTCAAGGATAGTCTACTACCTGTTAGTCTGTTCGCCATTATCGGTGTAGTGATTTCTGTGGTGGGGATAGCATTCCCCTTGAGTCATTTTACAGATTTATCTTTGGCAACAGCTCTATTGGTCGGTGCGAGTTTATCGGCAACTGATCCTGTCTCGGTGGTAGCATTGTTTCGGGAATTAGGAGCAAGTAAACGTCTAACTATCGTTATGGAAGGCGAAAGTCTGTTTAATGATGGGGTAGCGGTAGTGGCATTTCTGCTGTTGGTTGATATTGCTATCGGGGGAGGCGATTTTGCTATCTCAAGCATCGTAATTCGTTTTCTTACCTTTGTGGGGATCGGATTAGGAATTGGCAGTATTATTGGTTTTGGTATTTCTTATCTAACCCAAAGATTTGATTTGCCCTTAGTAGAGCAGTCATTAACCTTAGTTTCAGCTTATGGAACTTATTTGATTACTGAAGAATTAGGCGGGTCTGGGGTAATTGGTGTCGTCACCGTCGGTATTATCTTGGGCAACTTTGGTTCTCGAATTGGTATGAACCCCCGTACTCGATTGCTAGTATCGGAATTTTGGGATTTTCTAGCATTTTTTGTTAATTCCATTGTATTTTTACTGATTGGAGATCAAATTAATTTTGCTAGCCTCCAAAAAAATATCGATTTGATCATTGTGGCGATCGCCACTGTTTTAGTTACCAGAGCAATTGTCATCTTTGGCTTGGGTAATCTGAGTAATTTGTTGAGCAAAACCCAACTTAATCTTCGAGAGCAAACTGTACTTTGGTGGGGTGGTCTGAGAGGATCTGTATCAATCGCTATTGCCCTAAGTGTTCCGATCATCTTTACAGGGAGACAAGAAATTATTAATACGGTTTTTGGTGTAGTTTTATTTACTCTTTTGGTACAAGGATTGACAACTAAGTGGTTGTTGAAATCATTAGATTTAATTGGCGATCAGCCTTTACGTCAGGAATACTCTGAACTGCTCGCTCGGAAAGTAGCTTTGGGACGGGTGATTAATTACTTAAATAATAATGAATTGGCTTCTGAGATCGATCCCGAGTACTATCGCTACCAGCAGGGATTGGTTAAAGGAGAATTACAAGGCATAGAAGATAAAATTGACACCTTACAGCGAGAACACGAAAACTTGCGATCGCTTACCATGGAACAGTTGCAAGAACAGCTTTTGGATATAGAAGCCGACACCTACGCCGAGTTTATTCGTGCTGGTAAGTTGAATGAAAATCTCTCTCCTGTTTTACAAGAAATAATGGCTAAAGCTGGAGATACTTAA
- a CDS encoding DUF2237 family protein, with protein sequence MTSAKNVLGQELKVCCKSPMTGFYRNGRCETGPQDQGVHIVCAEVTAKFLAFSKERGNDLSTPIPMYNFPGLKPGDCWCLCASRWKEALEAGFAPPINLEATHEAMLDYFPLEVLKEHSLDLKSSF encoded by the coding sequence ATGACATCAGCTAAAAATGTTTTGGGTCAAGAACTCAAGGTTTGTTGTAAGTCTCCCATGACAGGATTTTACCGCAATGGACGATGTGAAACAGGTCCTCAGGATCAGGGAGTACATATCGTCTGCGCGGAAGTAACTGCTAAGTTTTTAGCCTTTAGTAAAGAACGAGGCAACGATCTCAGTACTCCCATACCGATGTACAATTTCCCTGGACTCAAGCCAGGAGACTGCTGGTGTCTTTGTGCCTCGCGCTGGAAAGAAGCTTTGGAAGCTGGTTTTGCTCCCCCAATTAATCTAGAAGCAACTCACGAAGCGATGTTGGATTATTTCCCTTTAGAAGTTCTCAAAGAACATTCGCTGGACTTGAAATCAAGTTTCTAG
- a CDS encoding orange carotenoid-binding protein — translation MPFTIDSARNIFSSNTLSADAVPALTARFNQLSAEDQLAWIWFAYLEMGKTITVAAPGAANMQFAEPTLDEIKAMGFQEQSQVMCDLANHADTPICRTYATWSPNIKLGFWYRLGEWMEQGIVAPIPEGYKLSANASAVLSSLQGLDSGQQITVLRNTVVDMGFDTSKMGSFTKVSEPVAPPTEMSKRTKVSIEGVTNQTVLNYMNLLNANDFDELIKLFTDDGALQPPFKRPIVGKDAVLKFFKEECPNLKLAPERGVSESADEGYTQIKVTGKVQTPWFGAGVGMNMSWRFLLNAENKIFFVAIDLLASPKELLNLAG, via the coding sequence GTGCCATTCACTATCGATTCAGCACGTAACATATTCTCATCAAATACTTTATCTGCTGATGCAGTACCTGCATTAACAGCCAGATTCAATCAGCTTAGTGCTGAAGATCAACTGGCTTGGATTTGGTTTGCCTACTTGGAGATGGGTAAAACTATTACTGTTGCAGCTCCAGGAGCAGCAAATATGCAATTTGCCGAGCCTACCCTGGATGAAATCAAGGCCATGGGTTTTCAAGAACAGTCTCAGGTAATGTGCGATTTAGCTAACCATGCAGACACTCCCATTTGTCGCACCTATGCCACTTGGAGTCCTAATATTAAGCTTGGTTTTTGGTACCGATTAGGAGAATGGATGGAGCAGGGGATAGTTGCTCCTATTCCCGAAGGATATAAGCTTTCAGCTAATGCTTCTGCTGTTTTATCATCGCTTCAAGGATTAGATTCGGGTCAACAAATCACAGTATTACGTAATACTGTGGTCGATATGGGATTTGACACTTCTAAAATGGGAAGCTTTACCAAAGTTAGCGAACCTGTCGCTCCTCCCACAGAAATGTCAAAAAGAACCAAGGTCAGCATTGAAGGCGTTACCAATCAGACTGTATTAAACTACATGAACTTATTGAACGCTAATGACTTTGACGAGCTAATCAAACTGTTTACAGATGATGGTGCGCTCCAACCTCCTTTTAAAAGACCAATTGTCGGTAAAGATGCAGTTTTAAAATTCTTTAAAGAAGAATGTCCCAATCTTAAATTAGCTCCAGAGCGTGGTGTTTCTGAATCTGCTGATGAAGGTTACACTCAGATCAAAGTAACCGGAAAAGTACAAACTCCCTGGTTTGGTGCTGGTGTAGGGATGAATATGTCTTGGAGATTTTTACTTAATGCAGAGAATAAGATTTTCTTTGTAGCGATCGATCTTTTGGCATCTCCCAAGGAGCTACTAAACTTAGCTGGTTAA
- a CDS encoding DICT sensory domain-containing protein translates to MYLTNSLLGDLVTEHPNLRCQIYFKSSLTALTRAMQDLVLADNEKYLVIANFQQEKFFNQQAGRFQRMAQKSDHVYILGVPNPESSFAVANSGYETIPLQPTDTLAGERYLVIIGQQYSACLAVRDRLSITDLRNASSVVEQGERFEGVWSFDRDIAYTAADWLLGMIANYRPELKDKTLQARHLFKLGHELDNKSLRATRSHSIDLGIFSQRLVTYLQAGQYKLLKAYKSIATAERKEYLINRIAAAQRSSFNPQEILKTTVKELGQLFPDCRCLLYRLDPNDTEVQIEYEYKPLSMKSLVGQQWSIATNPLFIAAQAQKSTLAIEDVSNNPYLNENPVIKDKIVRAGIHSWLMVSIRYQGQLLGMLELHYGGDRNFQWKAEDISLVEAVTVSAGAALTQASAYTNLVELNTQLEAVERIQSNLIAIVGHELRTPLSTIRICLESLATEPDMPMEFKNTMLDTALGDTERLGQLIQNFLTLSRLEAGKAYRNIRNIESLTIDYALNLALRNIQKNSQVKTIPEIRVELPHHLPSIMADIDGLVEVFTKLLDNACKFTPSYGEIVITARIKDAKYTIVPPETRQELEIIITDTGCGIDQSELEIIFDRFSQSESYLRRTVSGVGLGLVICRKIIQGMGGQIWAYSEGKNKGSQFHFTLPIESQSPTDIL, encoded by the coding sequence ATGTATCTGACTAATTCTCTACTTGGGGACTTGGTAACAGAACATCCCAATCTTCGTTGCCAAATATACTTCAAATCATCGTTGACTGCCTTAACTCGTGCAATGCAAGATTTAGTTTTGGCTGATAACGAGAAGTATTTGGTAATTGCCAACTTTCAGCAAGAAAAGTTTTTTAATCAGCAAGCAGGGCGTTTTCAGCGCATGGCACAAAAAAGTGATCATGTTTATATATTAGGAGTCCCTAATCCAGAATCCAGCTTTGCTGTAGCTAATTCTGGATATGAAACTATTCCCCTCCAACCGACAGATACTTTAGCGGGAGAAAGGTATTTAGTCATTATTGGTCAGCAGTATTCAGCTTGCTTGGCGGTAAGAGATAGGCTCTCGATAACAGATTTAAGAAATGCGTCTTCTGTAGTAGAACAGGGGGAAAGATTTGAGGGTGTTTGGAGTTTTGACCGCGATATTGCTTATACGGCTGCCGACTGGTTATTAGGGATGATTGCTAATTATCGCCCTGAATTGAAGGATAAAACTCTGCAAGCGAGACATTTATTTAAATTAGGTCACGAATTAGATAATAAATCGTTGCGAGCCACTCGTTCTCATTCTATCGATTTAGGAATCTTTTCTCAGCGTTTAGTAACATACCTCCAAGCTGGTCAGTACAAATTACTCAAAGCTTATAAATCGATCGCTACAGCCGAACGCAAAGAGTACTTAATTAATAGAATAGCCGCAGCCCAGCGCAGTTCTTTTAATCCCCAAGAAATTCTCAAAACCACTGTCAAGGAATTGGGTCAGCTATTTCCTGACTGTCGCTGTCTACTATATCGTCTCGACCCTAATGATACAGAGGTTCAAATAGAATACGAATATAAACCTTTGTCTATGAAATCTTTGGTTGGTCAGCAATGGTCAATAGCCACAAATCCTTTATTTATAGCTGCGCAAGCGCAAAAGTCTACTCTGGCAATTGAAGATGTCAGTAACAATCCCTATCTGAATGAAAATCCAGTTATCAAAGATAAAATTGTTCGGGCAGGAATACACTCTTGGTTAATGGTTTCTATTCGTTATCAAGGGCAGTTATTAGGTATGCTGGAGCTTCATTATGGAGGCGATCGTAACTTTCAATGGAAAGCAGAAGATATTTCTTTAGTTGAAGCTGTGACCGTAAGTGCAGGAGCAGCATTAACCCAAGCCAGTGCCTATACTAATTTAGTTGAATTAAATACTCAATTAGAAGCAGTTGAGCGTATTCAGAGTAATTTAATTGCGATCGTGGGACACGAGCTTAGAACCCCTTTATCAACGATTCGTATTTGTCTAGAAAGTTTGGCAACTGAGCCAGATATGCCGATGGAATTTAAGAATACGATGCTGGATACCGCTTTAGGAGATACGGAGCGATTGGGACAGCTGATTCAGAATTTTCTCACACTTTCTCGATTAGAAGCAGGGAAAGCTTACCGCAATATACGCAATATTGAATCACTCACGATTGACTATGCTTTAAATTTGGCTCTCCGTAACATTCAAAAAAATTCTCAGGTAAAAACAATACCAGAGATTCGAGTCGAATTACCCCATCATTTACCTTCAATTATGGCTGATATTGATGGGTTAGTTGAAGTTTTTACAAAGCTCTTAGATAATGCTTGTAAATTTACTCCTAGTTATGGGGAGATTGTGATTACTGCTCGAATTAAGGATGCAAAATATACTATAGTTCCGCCTGAGACTCGTCAGGAGTTAGAAATCATTATTACCGATACGGGATGCGGTATTGATCAGAGTGAGCTAGAAATTATTTTTGATCGCTTTTCTCAATCGGAAAGTTATCTACGTCGCACAGTCAGTGGAGTAGGTTTAGGCTTGGTAATTTGTCGCAAAATCATCCAAGGTATGGGTGGACAAATTTGGGCTTATAGCGAAGGCAAAAATAAAGGAAGTCAGTTTCACTTCACCCTCCCTATTGAATCTCAATCCCCGACAGATATTTTGTGA